The following proteins come from a genomic window of Gottfriedia acidiceleris:
- a CDS encoding TlpA family protein disulfide reductase gives MRLRSPMPELDGATTVLNGEIQKENLIGDKPTLIHFWSVSCHLCKVAMPNINAFRDEYKDRLNVVSVHMPRSEDDLDIDKIKEVANEHGITQTILVDNQHTITDAFENKYVPSYYVFDKTGVLRHFQAGEGGMPMLEKRVNRVLDEAAKVE, from the coding sequence TGAATTAGATGGAGCAACAACAGTATTAAATGGAGAAATTCAAAAAGAAAACCTAATCGGTGACAAACCAACATTAATTCATTTTTGGTCTGTTAGTTGCCATTTATGTAAAGTAGCAATGCCAAACATTAATGCTTTTAGAGATGAATATAAAGATCGATTAAATGTAGTAAGTGTTCATATGCCAAGATCTGAAGATGATTTAGATATTGATAAAATTAAAGAAGTAGCAAACGAACACGGTATTACACAAACAATATTAGTTGATAACCAACATACTATTACAGATGCTTTTGAAAATAAATATGTACCATCATATTACGTATTTGATAAAACAGGTGTATTACGTCACTTCCAAGCTGGAGAAGGCGGAATGCCAATGTTAGAAAAGCGTGTTAATCGAGTATTAGATGAAGCAGCAAAAGTAGAATAG
- a CDS encoding cytochrome d ubiquinol oxidase subunit II, which produces MEIQTIAIFILWLFLYAYMIIASIDFGAGFYAFYAITTKDEPKLIGLINRHLSSIWELATLFFIFFFIGVVGIFPRVAYYYGVPLLVPGSVAMIFLAIRGSFYTFQQYGGNRSKFFLILYGATSLLIPVTLSTVLTISEGGFIIENGTDIRFYPFKLITNSYSLSVMLLAVCSVLFISAMFLIYSAKLINDSESETKLRKYVLVWSLPTIISSIIVFLSMKLHNNVHFDRMHNVWEFFLISFICFCIAIYFVIKRKRYGLAFILVLLQYFFAFFGYGISHLPFILYPYLRIETSFAKSSLAIVLIILFVVFFILFTVYFIFLVLNKPFFMKVFLKSNDKNDFQD; this is translated from the coding sequence TTGGAGATTCAAACAATCGCAATCTTTATCTTATGGTTGTTTTTATATGCCTACATGATTATTGCTTCAATTGATTTTGGTGCAGGATTTTATGCGTTTTATGCGATTACAACTAAAGATGAACCAAAATTAATTGGCTTAATAAATCGACATCTTTCATCTATTTGGGAACTTGCTACATTATTTTTCATTTTCTTCTTTATAGGAGTAGTTGGGATATTCCCAAGGGTAGCATATTATTATGGAGTTCCCCTATTAGTTCCAGGTAGTGTGGCAATGATTTTTTTAGCAATTAGGGGATCGTTTTATACTTTTCAGCAATATGGAGGAAATAGGAGTAAGTTCTTTTTAATTTTGTATGGTGCGACAAGTCTACTAATACCTGTTACATTGTCAACTGTTTTAACAATTTCTGAAGGTGGATTTATTATCGAGAATGGAACAGATATACGATTTTATCCATTTAAATTAATTACGAATTCTTATTCTTTATCTGTTATGCTATTGGCTGTTTGTTCAGTCCTCTTTATTAGTGCAATGTTTTTAATTTATTCTGCAAAACTAATTAATGATTCGGAGTCGGAAACTAAATTAAGAAAGTATGTACTAGTCTGGTCATTGCCAACTATTATTTCGAGTATCATCGTATTTTTATCAATGAAACTACATAATAATGTTCATTTTGATCGAATGCATAATGTATGGGAATTCTTTCTTATCTCTTTTATTTGCTTTTGTATAGCAATTTATTTTGTTATAAAAAGAAAAAGATATGGTTTAGCGTTTATATTAGTATTGCTACAATATTTCTTCGCATTTTTTGGGTATGGAATAAGTCATCTACCATTTATCTTATATCCTTATTTAAGAATCGAAACAAGTTTTGCTAAGAGTAGTTTAGCAATCGTACTAATTATTCTGTTTGTAGTATTTTTTATCTTATTTACTGTGTATTTTATATTTTTAGTTCTTAATAAACCTTTTTTTATGAAAGTGTTTTTAAAAAGTAATGATAAAAATGACTTTCAAGATTAA